In the genome of Bacteroidota bacterium, one region contains:
- a CDS encoding sigma-54 dependent transcriptional regulator produces MSTNSPQAIRVLLVEDEDFDVARVKKTVSLSTTRIQVESVVSNGKSALDKIRESPDFYDVVILDYQISGGLRGEELIGKMKELDPFLQIVVITKMTINTTDFDFANNLLKAGAYWYCTKYPGNIEDYVYQPTDFILSIVNAYERKKLEKLQLKSDKRLKQSNESLLESKKIIGESKPMVQLSDVIEKYAKSEANVLISGASGTGKELVAWNIHLKSKRRYEKFIPINCGSIPHDLVESELFGYERGAFTGAMSMKAGLFEIANNGTIFLDEVGELPLPAQVKLLRVIQEGEIEKIGRKESLTVNVRIIAATNKNLTTEVNEGRFREDLYYRLAVIPIDIVPLSKRGNDILLLFDHFIEYFSRDIDIQPPPAEQKAREILMNYRWPGNVRELRNVAQRLVLNCTDKITAKDVTNHMVMKNAVSGTNESVLDDLSTGQVLPLPEMEKMFRIRYFKYVRSISSSDSNAAEKLGLAPSNFYRMLKELGLK; encoded by the coding sequence ATGAGCACGAATAGCCCTCAGGCGATCAGAGTTTTGCTTGTCGAAGACGAAGATTTCGACGTCGCCCGCGTGAAAAAAACGGTGAGCTTGTCGACGACGCGGATCCAGGTGGAAAGCGTCGTTTCGAACGGCAAATCCGCCCTGGACAAGATCCGCGAAAGTCCGGACTTTTACGACGTCGTGATCCTCGACTACCAGATCTCGGGCGGTTTGCGCGGCGAAGAGCTGATCGGGAAGATGAAGGAACTCGACCCGTTCCTGCAGATCGTGGTCATTACAAAAATGACGATCAATACCACCGATTTCGATTTCGCAAACAATCTCCTGAAGGCCGGCGCGTACTGGTACTGCACGAAGTACCCGGGGAACATCGAGGACTATGTCTACCAGCCGACCGATTTCATCCTGAGCATTGTCAACGCCTACGAGCGGAAGAAGCTCGAAAAGCTGCAGCTCAAGTCTGACAAGCGGCTCAAACAGAGCAACGAGAGCCTGCTCGAATCGAAGAAGATCATCGGCGAGTCAAAGCCCATGGTGCAGCTCAGCGATGTGATCGAAAAATACGCCAAGAGCGAGGCGAACGTCCTTATCTCGGGGGCCTCCGGTACGGGAAAAGAGCTTGTTGCCTGGAACATCCACCTGAAAAGCAAACGGCGCTACGAAAAGTTCATCCCGATCAACTGCGGAAGCATACCGCACGACCTTGTCGAAAGCGAGCTGTTCGGGTACGAGCGGGGAGCGTTCACCGGCGCAATGAGCATGAAAGCCGGACTGTTCGAGATCGCCAACAACGGCACCATCTTTTTGGACGAAGTGGGAGAGCTGCCGCTGCCGGCGCAGGTCAAACTCCTCCGCGTGATCCAGGAGGGGGAGATCGAAAAAATCGGAAGAAAAGAAAGTCTGACCGTGAACGTGCGCATTATCGCTGCGACGAACAAGAACCTGACAACCGAAGTGAACGAAGGACGGTTCCGCGAAGACCTGTACTACCGCCTTGCCGTCATTCCGATCGACATCGTTCCCCTCAGCAAACGGGGGAACGACATCCTTCTGCTGTTCGACCACTTTATCGAATACTTCAGCAGGGACATCGATATTCAGCCCCCTCCCGCGGAACAGAAGGCGAGGGAGATTCTTATGAACTACCGATGGCCGGGAAATGTCCGCGAACTCCGGAACGTTGCCCAGCGGTTGGTCTTGAATTGCACCGACAAGATAACCGCGAAGGACGTGACGAACCATATGGTCATGAAGAACGCTGTTTCGGGAACCAACGAATCGGTGCTCGACGATTTATCCACGGGGCAGGTGCTTCCCCTTCCTGAAATGGAAAAGATGTTCCGCATCCGGTACTTCAAGTATGTGCGGAGCATCTCAAGCTCCGATTCCAACGCCGCTGAAAAATTAGGGCTCGCCCCCTCGAATTTCTACCGGATGCTGAAAGAACTCGGGTTGAAGTAA